A genomic window from Chitinophaga pollutisoli includes:
- a CDS encoding porin translates to MQKMKKHILTAIALTGTMATMAQEAPEKTEPKLTISGYAEAYYVFDFNKPADHTRPGFLYNHTRHNELNVNLAFLKANYAADRIRGNVAVMAGTYAHYNLAAEQELVRHIYEANVGVRIGEGLWVDAGIMPSHIGFESAIGKDNFTLTRSLMAENTPYYEAGAKITWTPNNKWLFSAMYLNGWQRIKRPDANQTPGFGTQITFKPTSKVTLNWSTFVGNDKPDSVRQMRYFNDLYGTFALTGKLSLIAGCDIGVEQPSKGNNDMNAWFSPILIARYTFSENIAMAGRYEYYNDKDGVIIATGTPNGFRTSGYSLNLDVSPVSQVMFRLEGKLYNSKDEIFTKGEVPRKENFSIATSLAFSF, encoded by the coding sequence ATGCAGAAAATGAAAAAACACATCCTTACCGCCATTGCCCTGACAGGTACGATGGCCACCATGGCGCAGGAAGCGCCGGAAAAAACGGAACCGAAACTGACGATCTCCGGTTATGCCGAAGCGTATTATGTATTTGATTTCAATAAGCCCGCCGATCACACCAGGCCCGGGTTCCTGTACAACCATACCCGTCACAATGAGCTGAACGTCAACCTCGCCTTCCTGAAAGCGAACTATGCGGCAGACAGGATCCGGGGGAACGTGGCCGTAATGGCCGGCACCTACGCCCATTACAACCTCGCGGCGGAGCAGGAACTGGTACGGCACATTTATGAGGCAAATGTGGGGGTACGGATCGGGGAGGGATTATGGGTGGATGCGGGCATCATGCCCTCGCACATCGGGTTCGAAAGCGCCATCGGGAAAGATAATTTTACGCTGACGAGGAGCCTCATGGCGGAAAATACGCCGTACTACGAAGCCGGCGCCAAAATCACCTGGACGCCGAACAACAAATGGCTCTTCTCCGCCATGTACCTCAACGGCTGGCAGCGGATCAAACGCCCCGATGCCAACCAGACGCCCGGCTTCGGTACCCAGATCACCTTCAAACCCACATCGAAAGTTACCCTCAACTGGAGCACTTTCGTTGGGAACGACAAGCCCGATTCCGTCCGGCAGATGCGTTATTTCAACGACCTTTACGGAACGTTTGCCCTCACTGGCAAGCTGAGCCTCATCGCAGGTTGCGACATCGGGGTGGAACAACCTTCGAAAGGCAACAACGATATGAATGCCTGGTTCAGCCCGATCCTCATCGCGCGGTACACCTTCAGCGAGAATATCGCCATGGCGGGGCGGTACGAATATTATAACGATAAAGACGGCGTGATCATCGCCACCGGAACACCGAACGGCTTCCGCACCAGCGGCTATTCGCTGAACCTCGACGTGTCGCCCGTGAGCCAGGTGATGTTCCGGCTGGAAGGGAAATTATACAACAGCAAGGACGAGATTTTCACGAAAGGCGAAGTGCCCCGGAAAGAGAATTTTTCCATCGCCACATCACTGGCGTTTTCATTTTAA
- the kdpC gene encoding potassium-transporting ATPase subunit KdpC — protein MKRYFFPALKLTLVLVLLTAGIYPLFIAGLAKMAPGKGDGVTVKKSGLVVGYANVGQQFTGDEYFQTRPSAVAYNAAGSGGSNKGPSNPDYLQAVKDRIDTFLVHNPGIQRSDIPAELVTASGSGLDPHLSPEGALVQVSRIAKLRGISEQRLRDLVDAHTKGPLAGMFGPATVHVLQLNLALDEIH, from the coding sequence ATGAAACGATATTTTTTCCCGGCGCTGAAACTGACCCTCGTGCTGGTGCTCCTCACCGCCGGCATTTATCCCCTCTTCATCGCCGGACTGGCAAAAATGGCGCCCGGCAAGGGCGACGGGGTCACCGTAAAGAAAAGCGGGCTGGTAGTAGGATACGCCAACGTAGGCCAGCAATTCACCGGCGACGAATATTTCCAGACGCGGCCCAGCGCGGTGGCGTACAATGCCGCGGGATCCGGCGGATCAAACAAGGGGCCTTCCAACCCGGATTACCTCCAGGCAGTGAAGGACCGGATCGATACTTTCCTGGTGCATAACCCGGGCATACAGCGGTCAGATATTCCGGCCGAGCTGGTAACGGCTTCCGGCAGCGGGCTGGATCCGCATCTTTCCCCGGAAGGCGCGCTGGTACAGGTGTCGCGTATCGCGAAGCTGAGAGGGATATCCGAACAGCGGCTCCGCGATCTGGTGGACGCCCATACCAAAGGGCCTTTGGCGGGCATGTTTGGCCCGGCTACGGTGCACGTCCTTCAACTCAATCTGGCTTTAGACGAAATACACTAG